Within the Candidatus Zixiibacteriota bacterium genome, the region CGGAGGGTACCTGCAGTCCAGTTTTAGATACAATACTGACTGGTGGTATTAACGATGCAAACCCCCCAGCATTTTACCCGCCCAGTTTGGTTGCTGGCTCTGCCCAGAGGATAGTCTGCCCTTATGGACCGCCATTGGAACCAATGTGGTTTTTTTCATATCATCAAGAAGTTTATAATGACAGTGGTCTCTGGTGCAGGATGTTTTATAAAGTGTCTGGTGCGGGAACCTTGACCTTTAGAACTGCAAGAACATCGAAGAATGGAGATACGCTATGTATGTTCAATGGTGAAGGTGCAAGGCCCATTAACTGGCCTATTGCCGGAGAGATTGGGAGTTTTACTGTCACTAAACTGATAAAACCACGTGGAAATGTCAACTGCGATGAACAGGTT harbors:
- a CDS encoding dockerin type I repeat-containing protein; this encodes MRRSLQLILLVFSLVLLFSGVGFSQVNEYYLDPVDLEVSPCDSTVQVNINIKTVELIYGFFVPLFAEGTCSPVLDTILTGGINDANPPAFYPPSLVAGSAQRIVCPYGPPLEPMWFFSYHQEVYNDSGLWCRMFYKVSGAGTLTFRTARTSKNGDTLCMFNGEGARPINWPIAGEIGSFTVTKLIKPRGNVNCDEQVSVADVVYLISYLFRGGPSPHPLENGDVNCDGKVTVSDVLHLVNYLFKGGPPPC